In Equus przewalskii isolate Varuska chromosome 6, EquPr2, whole genome shotgun sequence, one DNA window encodes the following:
- the R3HDM4 gene encoding R3H domain-containing protein 4 → MVALENPEGGPEAAAAAGGAPGGRRTLPLPGCLPTLTGSQVKRFSASKRKQHFINQAVRNSDLVPKAKGRKSLQRLENTQYLLTLLETNGGTPGPEDGDLAPPAAPGIFAEACNNETYVEVWNDFMNRSGEEQERVLRYLEDEGKSKARRRGPGRGEDRRREDPAYTPRECFQRISRRLRAVLKRSRIPMETLETWEERLLRFFSVSPQAVYTAMLDNSFERLLLHAVCQYMDLISASADLEGRRQMKVSNRHLDFLPPGLLLSAYLEQRS, encoded by the exons ATGGTGGCGCTGGAGAACCCGGAGGGCGGcccggaggcggcggcggcggcggggggcgccCCGGGCGGGCGGCGGACGCT GCCCCTTCCGGGATGCCTGCCCACTCTAACCGGCTCCCAAGTGAAGAGGTTCTCAGCCTCCAAGCGGAAGCAGCACTTCATCAACCAGGCCGTGCGGAACTCAGACCTCGTGCCCAAGGCCAAGGGGCGGAAGAGCCTCCAGCGCCTGGAGAACA CCCAGTACCTGCTGACCCTGCTGGAGACAAACGGGGGCACACCGGGTCCTGAGGACGGGGACCTGGCTCCCCCAGCGGCGCCCGGCATCTTCGCGGAGGCCTGCAACAACGAGACCTACGTGGAG GTCTGGAACGACTTCATGAACCGCTCCGGGGAGGAGCAGGAGCGGGTGCTCCGCTACCTGGAGGACGAGGGCAAGAGCAAGGCGCGGAGGAGGGGGCCTGGCCGGGGCGAGGACCGCCGGAGAG AGGACCCGGCCTACACGCCCCGCGAGTGCTTCCAGCGCATCAGCCGGCGTCTGCGAGCCGTACTCAAGCGGAGCCGCATCCCCATG GAAACGCTGGAGACCTGGGAGGAGCGGCTACTCAGATTCTTCTCGGTGTCCCCCCAGGCTGTGTACACGGCCATGCTGGACAACAG CTTCGAGAGGCTCCTGCTTCACGCCGTCTGCCAGTACATGGACCTCATCTCGGCCA GTGCCGACCTCGAGGGCAGGCGGCAGATGAAGGTCAGCAACCGGCACCTGGACTTCCTGCCGCCGGGGCTGCTCCTGTCCGCTTACCTGGAGCAGCGCAGCTGA